The following are encoded together in the Verrucomicrobiia bacterium genome:
- a CDS encoding sigma-70 family RNA polymerase sigma factor, translating into MMSDDMALVREYAQGNSEQAFATLVSRHVNLVYSVALRQVRDPHLAEEITQSVFIILAGKAKSLGPKTIFSGWLCRTARNVSADTLKIQHRRQFREQEAHMQSILNEPEPGVWNQIAPLLDEALGCLGEKEHDAVVLRFFDGKELKQVGAAMGIGEDAARMRVNRGLEKLREFFTKRGVTLSATAIAGAIAVNSVQAAPAGLAATITAAALSGTTITTAAVIAATKAIAMTTLQKTVIAAAFAVAAGTGIYEARQAANARAEMQTLQQRQTEQVEQMQRNADETARQLALLREENERLNTSAGELLKLRREVTQLKAAATHAQNDTTESAMKSWLSRVSQLKKHLEQMPDKGIPEFQLLTETDWLETVRNVSVDTETEARQALMALRNLAKEKVASDIWEALKGYVKANDGKFPAEVTQLRPYLETPLADSILERYAVVNAADVTNMGLTKSGADLLIAEKTPVDVDYDTRFVIGTVARGRSDYDADILIPVVRAFQTASSGRPLANPSELLPYAQTPEQQRALQKWIQRYPSLPK; encoded by the coding sequence ATGATGAGCGATGACATGGCGTTGGTTCGGGAATATGCCCAAGGCAATTCCGAGCAGGCGTTTGCCACGCTGGTATCCCGGCACGTTAATCTGGTCTATTCGGTCGCCCTACGCCAAGTCCGGGACCCTCATCTGGCTGAGGAAATCACCCAAAGCGTTTTCATCATCTTGGCAGGGAAAGCGAAATCGCTCGGCCCAAAGACAATCTTCTCCGGCTGGCTCTGCCGCACGGCAAGAAACGTTTCTGCCGACACGCTGAAAATTCAACACCGCCGGCAATTCCGTGAGCAGGAGGCACACATGCAATCCATATTGAACGAACCAGAGCCCGGCGTATGGAACCAAATAGCGCCGTTGCTGGATGAGGCGCTGGGCTGTCTGGGGGAAAAGGAGCATGATGCCGTTGTGCTCCGATTTTTTGACGGGAAGGAACTGAAACAAGTCGGGGCGGCGATGGGAATAGGGGAGGACGCAGCCCGGATGCGGGTGAACCGCGGGCTGGAAAAACTGCGGGAGTTCTTCACCAAGAGGGGCGTGACCCTTTCAGCAACGGCCATAGCGGGAGCTATTGCCGTAAATTCCGTCCAAGCCGCACCGGCAGGACTGGCCGCCACCATAACCGCCGCAGCACTTTCTGGAACTACTATAACCACCGCGGCAGTAATCGCCGCCACGAAAGCTATTGCCATGACCACACTACAAAAAACTGTTATCGCCGCAGCGTTTGCTGTCGCCGCAGGCACAGGAATCTACGAAGCTCGCCAAGCGGCAAACGCCCGTGCGGAAATGCAAACGCTGCAGCAACGGCAAACTGAACAAGTGGAGCAGATGCAGCGCAACGCCGACGAAACAGCACGACAGCTTGCCTTGCTACGCGAGGAAAACGAACGATTGAACACTAGCGCAGGTGAGTTGCTCAAACTGCGCCGTGAGGTAACTCAGTTGAAGGCTGCAGCCACTCATGCGCAGAACGACACGACAGAATCGGCGATGAAATCTTGGCTGTCTCGCGTCAGCCAACTCAAGAAGCATCTGGAACAAATGCCGGACAAAGGAATTCCAGAATTTCAACTCCTTACAGAAACCGATTGGCTTGAGACAGTCCGTAACGTGAGTGTGGATACCGAAACCGAAGCTCGTCAGGCGCTAATGGCTTTGAGGAATCTCGCAAAAGAGAAAGTTGCTTCTGACATTTGGGAGGCCCTAAAGGGATACGTGAAGGCTAATGACGGAAAGTTCCCCGCTGAGGTTACTCAACTCAGGCCATATTTGGAAACGCCATTGGCCGATTCCATCTTGGAGCGCTATGCCGTGGTGAACGCGGCCGATGTAACTAACATGGGATTGACCAAAAGCGGAGCGGACTTGCTGATAGCAGAGAAGACCCCTGTAGATGTTGACTACGACACACGCTTCGTGATTGGGACGGTTGCTCGTGGCAGGTCAGATTATGACGCTGATATTTTGATTCCAGTTGTGAGAGCATTCCAAACTGCGAGCAGCGGGCGCCCACTTGCTAATCCGTCCGAATTGCTGCCCTATGCACAAACGCCGGAGCAACAACGGGCGTTACAGAAATGGATACAACGCTACCCCAGCCTGCCAAAGTAG